From a region of the Georgenia yuyongxinii genome:
- a CDS encoding dolichyl-phosphate-mannose--protein mannosyltransferase, with amino-acid sequence MTTSAPQSGGGAGWDQPDDAEPSDEASHHPTTRTVLRRSFRAPLAAPGDTAAPRDTAAPPDTSISPGPDTPAQEAGPARPDATPPPGPPTVGDLEDSLRARLGLRALGARLHPTAALWGWLGPLVVTVLAGVMRLTGLNHPSRLIFDETYYVKQAYSLLTLGYEGQWAEESNPGFARGDYSGLSTTADYVVHPSVGKWMIAAGLKLFGADNGAGWRFAAAVVGTLSVLILARLATRLFGSALLGTTAGLLLAIDGIHLTESRTSLLDVFLMFWVLVGLWCVVRDRDWSRAQLAHRVARARARADGHGDGDGDGHGDGLWGPPLGVRWWLVVAGVALGLATGVKWSGLYAVAVFGVMVFVWDTCARRSVGVRRWAAAGVLRGGMPAFLALVPTAALIYVATWIPWFTTPQAYRRQWAANLRASGEPVPRGWLPDAVNSWWEYHLVMWDFHNGLDSEHAYEANPAGWLLQLRPTSMFWPDPAPPPEACGAQRCVQAILAVGNPVIWWLAAAALLAVVYVAVRGRDWRAWLILAGYGAMYVPWLGYAHRTIFTFYAVAFVPYVVLALTFVLGWGMGLVRPPGSVRPPGRGRPPDSGRPEAGRPDGAIPGAGTTEDDTGPVVHPSRAALFVSDDGDARLNPAAWVLWGVVVGLAVAVAVFFWPVWTGQTISYEGWRLHMWLPTWI; translated from the coding sequence GTGACGACGTCCGCACCTCAGTCCGGAGGCGGCGCCGGCTGGGACCAGCCGGACGACGCCGAGCCGTCGGACGAGGCGTCACACCACCCCACCACCCGCACCGTCCTGCGGCGCAGCTTCCGGGCGCCCCTCGCTGCCCCTGGTGACACCGCTGCCCCTCGGGACACCGCTGCCCCGCCTGACACCTCCATCAGCCCGGGCCCCGACACCCCCGCCCAAGAGGCAGGACCGGCGCGCCCCGACGCCACTCCACCACCCGGCCCACCCACCGTGGGCGACCTCGAGGACTCTCTGCGCGCCCGCCTCGGCCTGCGGGCGCTCGGCGCCCGGCTCCACCCGACCGCCGCACTGTGGGGCTGGCTCGGGCCGCTGGTCGTCACGGTCCTCGCGGGCGTGATGCGCCTGACCGGTCTCAACCACCCGAGCCGGCTCATCTTCGACGAGACCTACTACGTCAAGCAGGCCTACTCGCTGCTCACGCTCGGCTACGAGGGCCAGTGGGCCGAGGAGAGCAACCCGGGGTTCGCCCGCGGCGACTACTCCGGGCTGTCCACCACCGCCGACTACGTGGTCCACCCGTCGGTGGGCAAGTGGATGATCGCCGCGGGGCTGAAGCTGTTCGGGGCGGACAACGGCGCCGGGTGGCGGTTCGCTGCCGCCGTCGTCGGGACGCTGTCCGTGCTCATCCTCGCCCGGCTGGCCACCCGGCTGTTCGGCTCCGCCCTCCTGGGCACCACGGCCGGGTTGCTCCTGGCGATCGACGGGATCCACCTGACGGAGTCGCGCACCTCGCTGCTCGACGTCTTCCTCATGTTCTGGGTGCTGGTCGGCCTGTGGTGCGTGGTGCGCGACCGGGACTGGAGCCGGGCTCAGCTGGCGCATCGGGTCGCCCGCGCCCGCGCCCGAGCCGACGGCCACGGCGACGGCGACGGCGACGGCCACGGCGACGGCCTGTGGGGGCCGCCGCTCGGGGTGCGGTGGTGGCTGGTGGTCGCCGGCGTCGCGCTCGGTCTGGCGACCGGGGTGAAGTGGTCGGGGCTGTACGCCGTCGCCGTCTTCGGGGTCATGGTCTTCGTGTGGGACACCTGCGCGCGCCGGTCGGTGGGCGTGCGCCGGTGGGCTGCTGCGGGCGTCCTGCGCGGCGGCATGCCCGCCTTCCTCGCGCTCGTGCCCACCGCGGCCCTGATCTACGTGGCCACGTGGATCCCGTGGTTCACCACCCCGCAGGCATACCGCCGGCAGTGGGCGGCCAACCTGCGCGCCAGCGGTGAGCCCGTGCCACGCGGCTGGCTGCCGGACGCCGTGAACTCCTGGTGGGAGTACCACCTGGTGATGTGGGACTTCCACAACGGTCTCGACTCCGAGCACGCCTACGAGGCCAACCCGGCCGGGTGGCTGCTGCAGCTGCGGCCGACCTCGATGTTCTGGCCCGATCCCGCTCCCCCACCGGAGGCGTGCGGGGCCCAGCGCTGCGTCCAGGCCATCCTCGCCGTGGGCAACCCGGTCATCTGGTGGCTCGCCGCGGCCGCGCTGCTGGCCGTGGTCTACGTGGCCGTGCGCGGCCGCGACTGGCGCGCCTGGCTGATCCTCGCCGGCTACGGCGCCATGTACGTGCCCTGGCTCGGCTACGCACACCGCACCATCTTCACGTTCTACGCGGTGGCGTTCGTGCCGTACGTGGTGCTCGCTTTGACCTTCGTGCTCGGGTGGGGCATGGGGCTCGTCCGCCCGCCCGGCAGCGTCCGCCCGCCCGGCAGGGGCCGTCCCCCAGACAGCGGCCGCCCGGAGGCAGGCAGACCGGACGGCGCGATACCCGGTGCCGGCACAACGGAGGACGACACCGGCCCGGTGGTGCACCCTTCCCGCGCGGCGCTGTTCGTCAGCGACGACGGCGACGCCCGCCTCAACCCGGCGGCGTGGGTGCTGTGGGGGGTCGTCGTGGGGCTCGCGGTCGCGGTGGCCGTATTCTTCTGGCCGGTGTGGACCGGCCAGACCATCTCCTACGAGGGCTGGCGGCTCCACATGTGGCTGCCGACCTGGATCTGA
- a CDS encoding sensor histidine kinase, translated as MTDDDAGALAQWLRARPRLVDVTMAAALVALGTGQVMAGGGGATALVAAVAMTAPVAWRRSRPLLAVLIGWSALFVQEGLGADITSQGYAAVIALIVTVYSVAAHAPLRRALVGLVAALALVWGSIPFAASQTVADFAFTGLITLAPWLAGRTIRDRQLRITELRQLARELEHEREERAREAREAERSRITREMHDVLAHTVSVVVVQLGAVERIVESDPGTARSVVASVRATAKSALAELRFLLGLDGVPAAGPRPSLARLGDLADDMRAAGVPLELTVRGSVGGLPPAVDLAAYRIVQESLTNVMRHAAGAPTRALVVVEEDAVRVTVEDDGATRPAPRAHPAGAPERAGYGLIGMAERARLCGGDLEAGPRPGGGFGVRAWLPLVRAVSVA; from the coding sequence ATGACGGACGACGATGCCGGCGCCCTGGCGCAGTGGCTGAGGGCCCGGCCCCGCCTCGTGGATGTCACGATGGCCGCCGCCCTCGTCGCGCTCGGTACCGGGCAGGTGATGGCCGGCGGCGGCGGCGCGACGGCGCTGGTCGCCGCGGTCGCCATGACGGCGCCCGTCGCGTGGCGGCGCAGCCGGCCCCTGCTGGCCGTCCTGATCGGGTGGTCGGCCCTCTTCGTCCAGGAGGGCCTGGGCGCGGACATCACGAGCCAGGGCTACGCGGCCGTGATCGCGCTCATCGTCACCGTCTACTCGGTCGCCGCCCACGCCCCGCTCCGCCGGGCGCTTGTCGGCCTGGTCGCGGCTCTGGCCCTGGTGTGGGGCTCGATCCCGTTCGCCGCGTCCCAGACGGTGGCCGACTTCGCGTTCACCGGGCTGATCACGCTCGCGCCCTGGCTCGCCGGCCGGACCATCCGCGACCGGCAGCTGCGTATCACCGAGCTGCGACAGCTGGCCCGGGAGCTGGAGCACGAGCGGGAGGAGCGGGCCCGCGAGGCGAGAGAGGCGGAGCGCTCCCGCATCACCCGGGAGATGCACGATGTGCTCGCGCACACGGTCAGCGTCGTGGTGGTCCAGCTCGGCGCCGTCGAGCGCATCGTGGAGTCCGATCCGGGCACGGCCCGCTCGGTGGTCGCCTCGGTGCGCGCCACCGCGAAGTCCGCGCTCGCCGAGCTGCGGTTCCTGCTGGGCCTCGATGGCGTCCCCGCCGCCGGGCCTCGTCCCTCTCTCGCCCGGCTCGGCGACCTTGCCGACGACATGCGCGCCGCCGGCGTGCCGCTCGAGCTCACGGTCAGAGGTTCGGTGGGCGGGCTGCCGCCGGCGGTCGACCTGGCCGCCTACCGGATCGTCCAGGAGTCCCTCACGAACGTCATGCGGCACGCCGCGGGTGCACCCACCCGGGCCCTCGTGGTGGTGGAGGAGGACGCCGTGCGCGTCACGGTCGAGGACGACGGTGCCACCCGGCCCGCGCCGCGTGCCCACCCGGCCGGGGCCCCCGAGCGGGCCGGCTACGGCCTGATCGGGATGGCGGAGCGGGCCAGGCTGTGCGGGGGCGACCTCGAGGCCGGACCCCGGCCGGGCGGCGGCTTCGGCGTTCGGGCGTGGCTGCCCCTGGTGCGGGCCGTGAGCGTCGCGTGA
- a CDS encoding SDR family NAD(P)-dependent oxidoreductase, with translation MSPTVRGARVLVTGATRGMGRLFAERAAAEGAAVLVLWGRDVAALQEVAAAVARPGLRVRTDAVDLDDVAALDAAAHAVLADLGAVDVLVNNAGVITSSGYFWQQDPAEAAHTLRVNTLAPMRLAAHFLPAMIADAARPKRVLNVASAAGIVPNPRMSVYAASKAALLSWSDTLRLELEQAGHTHVRVTTFSPSYVSTGMFEGVRSVLLTPMLRPERAVDQAWRALLAGRAHVISPPTVHVARAARGLLPSRAWDRMAKVFGVHRSMEGFTGRPS, from the coding sequence ATGAGCCCCACCGTGCGCGGCGCGCGAGTCCTCGTCACCGGCGCCACGCGCGGCATGGGCCGGTTGTTCGCGGAACGCGCCGCCGCCGAGGGGGCCGCCGTGCTGGTGCTGTGGGGTCGCGACGTCGCGGCGCTGCAGGAGGTGGCAGCGGCGGTCGCGCGGCCGGGCCTGCGGGTGCGCACGGACGCCGTCGACCTCGACGACGTCGCCGCGCTCGACGCCGCCGCGCATGCCGTCCTCGCCGACCTCGGTGCCGTCGACGTGCTGGTCAACAACGCCGGCGTCATCACCTCCAGCGGCTACTTCTGGCAGCAGGACCCGGCGGAGGCGGCGCACACGCTCCGGGTCAACACCCTCGCCCCGATGCGGCTGGCCGCCCACTTCCTGCCCGCCATGATCGCCGACGCCGCGCGACCCAAGCGGGTGCTCAACGTCGCCTCGGCGGCCGGCATCGTGCCGAACCCGCGCATGAGCGTGTACGCGGCGTCCAAGGCGGCGCTGCTGAGCTGGTCGGACACGCTCCGGCTGGAGCTGGAGCAGGCCGGCCACACCCACGTGCGGGTGACGACGTTCAGCCCCTCCTACGTCTCTACCGGCATGTTCGAGGGTGTGCGGTCGGTGCTGCTCACGCCGATGCTGCGGCCGGAGCGGGCGGTGGACCAGGCCTGGCGGGCGCTGCTGGCGGGCCGGGCGCACGTCATCAGCCCGCCCACCGTGCACGTGGCCCGTGCCGCCCGGGGGCTGCTGCCGTCGCGTGCGTGGGACCGGATGGCCAAGGTCTTCGGCGTGCACCGCTCGATGGAGGGATTCACCGGCCGGCCCTCGTGA
- a CDS encoding response regulator has translation MIRIVLADDQSLVRAGFRLILEAEGDLEVVGETADGRQAVAAARELRPDLVLMDIRMPVLDGIGATRELARAGVTSKVLVLTTFDDDALVHDALRAGASGFLLKDVDPPDLVHACRTVVRDEALLAPAITRRLVERFLASPPPGRPPTGFSRLTARELEVFTLMARGLDNQEVADRLVISATTVRTHITRILAKLGLRDRVHAVVLGYESGLVRPGDGA, from the coding sequence GTGATCCGGATCGTGCTGGCCGACGACCAGTCGCTCGTGCGCGCCGGGTTCCGGCTCATCCTCGAGGCCGAGGGAGATCTCGAGGTCGTGGGCGAGACCGCCGACGGGCGGCAGGCGGTCGCCGCCGCCCGCGAGCTCCGACCGGACCTCGTGCTCATGGACATCCGGATGCCCGTGCTCGACGGGATCGGTGCCACGCGTGAGCTGGCGAGGGCCGGCGTCACGTCGAAGGTCCTGGTGCTCACCACCTTCGACGACGATGCCCTCGTGCACGACGCGCTGCGCGCGGGCGCGAGCGGGTTCCTCCTCAAGGACGTGGACCCTCCCGACCTCGTCCATGCCTGCCGGACGGTCGTCCGTGACGAGGCGCTGCTCGCGCCGGCCATCACCCGGCGGCTCGTCGAACGATTCCTCGCCAGCCCGCCGCCGGGCCGCCCACCGACCGGGTTCTCCCGGCTGACGGCGCGCGAGCTGGAGGTGTTCACGTTGATGGCGCGGGGCCTGGACAACCAGGAGGTCGCCGACCGGCTGGTGATCTCCGCCACGACCGTGCGGACGCACATCACCCGCATCCTGGCCAAGCTCGGCCTGCGGGACCGGGTGCACGCCGTGGTCCTCGGCTACGAGTCCGGGCTGGTCCGTCCCGGCGATGGTGCCTGA
- the metG gene encoding methionine--tRNA ligase: MTRILSAVAWPYANGPRHIGHVAGFGVPSDVFSRYMRMAGHDVLMVSGTDEHGTPILVAADALGYSAKEFADQNNRLIVEDLAALGLSYDLFTRTTTRNHYAVVQQMFRTVRDNGYMVEQTMLSAISPSTGRTLPDRYIEGTCPICGYHDARGDQCDNCGNQLDPVDLIDPRSKINGEVPRFVETTHYFLDLPALADSLGTWLDGRAASGSWRPNVIKFSQHLLDDIKPRAMTRDIDWGIPVPGWEDQPTKRLYVWFDAVVGYLSASIEWARRTGDPDAWRQWWNDPEALSYYFMGKDNIVFHSQIWPAELLGYNGEGERGGAPGGYGTLNLPTEVVSSEFLTMEGKQFSSSRGVVIYVRDVLARYQPDALRYFISAAGPETQDSDFTWAEFVRRTNGELVAGWGNLVNRTAAMIAKNFGEIPTPGPLEPVDAELQGAVAAGFTTVGDLIGGHHQRAALAEAMRLVGEANTYVTRTEPFKLKAPEQRERLATVLHTLAQAVSDLNVMLSPFLPHAANAVDAVLGGTGDVAPMPRIEEVEDLDGGDPYPILTGDYGRGGDRAFPAWGPRPVTPGAPVAKPTPIFTKLDDDVVENELARLRSTD, encoded by the coding sequence ATGACCCGCATCCTTTCCGCCGTGGCCTGGCCGTATGCCAACGGCCCGCGCCACATCGGCCACGTGGCCGGCTTCGGTGTGCCCTCCGACGTCTTCAGCCGCTACATGCGCATGGCCGGCCACGACGTGCTCATGGTCTCGGGCACCGACGAGCACGGCACGCCGATCCTCGTGGCGGCGGACGCGCTTGGCTACAGCGCCAAGGAGTTCGCGGACCAGAACAACCGGCTCATCGTCGAGGACCTCGCGGCCCTGGGCCTGAGCTACGACCTGTTCACCCGCACCACCACCCGCAACCACTACGCCGTCGTGCAGCAGATGTTCCGCACGGTGCGCGACAACGGGTACATGGTCGAGCAGACGATGCTCTCCGCCATCAGCCCGTCCACCGGCCGCACCCTGCCGGACCGCTACATCGAGGGCACGTGCCCGATCTGCGGCTACCACGACGCCCGCGGGGACCAGTGCGACAACTGCGGCAACCAGCTCGACCCGGTCGACCTCATCGACCCGCGCAGCAAGATCAACGGCGAGGTGCCACGGTTCGTCGAGACCACCCACTACTTCCTCGACCTGCCGGCGCTCGCGGACTCCCTGGGCACGTGGCTGGACGGGCGGGCCGCGTCGGGCAGCTGGCGCCCCAACGTCATCAAGTTCAGCCAGCACCTGCTTGACGACATCAAGCCCCGTGCCATGACCCGGGACATCGACTGGGGCATCCCGGTGCCGGGCTGGGAGGACCAGCCCACCAAGCGGCTGTACGTGTGGTTCGACGCCGTCGTCGGCTACCTCTCCGCCTCCATCGAGTGGGCGCGGCGCACCGGCGACCCCGACGCCTGGCGTCAGTGGTGGAACGACCCCGAGGCGCTGTCCTACTACTTCATGGGCAAGGACAACATCGTCTTCCACTCCCAGATCTGGCCGGCGGAGCTGCTCGGCTACAACGGCGAGGGGGAGCGGGGCGGCGCGCCGGGCGGCTACGGCACGCTCAACCTGCCCACCGAGGTGGTCTCGAGCGAGTTCCTCACCATGGAGGGCAAGCAGTTCTCCTCCTCGCGCGGGGTGGTCATCTACGTGCGGGACGTGCTGGCGCGCTACCAGCCCGACGCGCTGCGCTATTTCATCTCCGCCGCCGGCCCCGAGACCCAGGACTCCGACTTCACCTGGGCGGAGTTCGTGCGCCGCACCAACGGCGAGCTCGTCGCCGGCTGGGGCAACCTCGTCAACCGCACCGCGGCGATGATCGCCAAGAACTTCGGGGAGATCCCCACCCCCGGGCCGCTCGAACCCGTCGACGCCGAGCTGCAGGGCGCCGTCGCCGCCGGCTTCACCACCGTGGGCGACCTCATCGGCGGCCACCACCAGCGCGCCGCGCTGGCCGAGGCGATGCGGCTGGTGGGCGAGGCCAACACCTACGTCACCCGCACCGAGCCCTTCAAGCTCAAGGCCCCCGAGCAGCGCGAACGGCTCGCCACCGTGCTGCACACCCTCGCCCAGGCCGTCAGCGACCTCAACGTCATGCTCAGCCCCTTCCTGCCGCACGCGGCCAATGCCGTCGACGCCGTCCTGGGCGGCACCGGCGACGTCGCCCCCATGCCCCGCATCGAGGAGGTCGAGGACCTCGACGGCGGCGACCCGTACCCGATCCTCACCGGCGACTACGGACGTGGCGGCGACCGCGCCTTCCCGGCCTGGGGGCCTCGTCCCGTCACGCCCGGCGCGCCCGTGGCCAAGCCCACGCCGATCTTCACCAAGCTCGACGACGACGTCGTCGAGAACGAGCTCGCCCGGCTGCGCAGCACCGACTGA
- the rsmI gene encoding 16S rRNA (cytidine(1402)-2'-O)-methyltransferase, with protein sequence MPDRDATPAGANAADAVTDEPDPADAPAHPPTMAPGVILLAATPIGDAADAPPRLRRALAEADLVAAEDTRRLRALAGRLGVRVTGRLLSFHEHNEHERAPDLVRAAQDGARVLVVSDAGMPSVSDPGYRLVRVATDAGVKVSVAPGPSAVLTALAISGLATDRFCFEGFVPRKAGDRARTLGALAEEPRTMVFFESPHRLAGTLADMARTFGADRSAAVCRELTKTYEEVRRDSLAALAEWAEPGVRGEITIVVAGAPPVAARAEDHVGQVLALTDGGARLKDAAATVAARTGLGKRELYQAALERRG encoded by the coding sequence ATGCCCGACCGGGACGCCACCCCCGCGGGTGCAAATGCGGCGGACGCCGTGACTGACGAGCCCGACCCCGCCGACGCGCCGGCGCACCCGCCGACGATGGCCCCGGGCGTCATCCTGCTCGCCGCGACCCCCATCGGTGACGCCGCCGACGCCCCGCCCCGGCTGCGGCGGGCGCTGGCGGAAGCGGACCTGGTCGCCGCCGAGGACACCCGCCGGTTGCGCGCCCTCGCCGGGCGGTTGGGGGTGCGGGTCACCGGGCGGCTGTTGAGCTTTCACGAGCACAACGAGCACGAGCGTGCCCCGGACCTGGTGCGTGCCGCGCAGGACGGCGCGCGGGTGCTGGTGGTCTCCGATGCGGGCATGCCGTCCGTGTCGGACCCGGGCTACCGGCTGGTGCGCGTCGCCACCGATGCCGGAGTGAAGGTGAGTGTGGCACCCGGGCCCTCCGCTGTCCTGACCGCGCTGGCGATCTCCGGCCTGGCGACCGACCGGTTCTGCTTCGAGGGATTCGTGCCCCGCAAGGCGGGCGACCGGGCCCGGACCCTGGGGGCCCTGGCGGAGGAGCCGCGCACGATGGTCTTCTTCGAGTCGCCGCACCGCCTCGCCGGGACGCTGGCCGACATGGCGCGCACGTTTGGCGCGGACCGGTCCGCGGCGGTGTGCCGGGAGCTGACCAAGACCTATGAGGAGGTGCGCCGGGACTCGCTAGCCGCGCTCGCGGAGTGGGCGGAGCCCGGTGTGCGCGGTGAGATCACCATCGTGGTCGCCGGCGCGCCACCCGTGGCAGCCCGCGCCGAGGACCACGTGGGCCAGGTCCTCGCCCTGACCGACGGCGGGGCCCGGCTCAAGGACGCGGCGGCCACGGTCGCCGCCCGGACCGGGCTGGGCAAGCGGGAGCTCTACCAGGCCGCGCTCGAGCGGCGGGGCTGA
- a CDS encoding TatD family hydrolase — protein sequence MGKKKSGRRGWPEAPAPLPAPVVDNHAHLPLLGPDGAPLDDDDVALPPGEAPLTTAEQLARAAAVGVTRLITVGCDVPSLAGSVALAHAHRAVAAALAIHPNEAPLHAGVREIAPDGLDPAVRAHHRISLDDAVAHVAELARDPRVVAVGESGLDFFRTGEQGRAHQVRAFRDHIALAKDLSKPLQVHDRDAHAAVVETLLADGAPERTVFHCFSGDVELARTCAEHGWYASFAGPVTFKANEDLRAALRELPPELVLVETDAPYLTPAPYRGQPNASYVMPLTVAAIAEQLGLDLERACAVLTANTDAVYGTW from the coding sequence ATGGGGAAGAAGAAGTCCGGGCGCCGGGGCTGGCCCGAGGCGCCCGCCCCGCTGCCCGCCCCGGTGGTCGACAACCACGCCCACCTGCCGCTGCTCGGGCCCGACGGCGCCCCGCTGGACGACGACGACGTCGCCCTGCCGCCCGGCGAGGCGCCGCTGACCACCGCCGAGCAGCTCGCGCGCGCCGCCGCGGTCGGGGTCACGCGGCTGATCACCGTCGGCTGCGACGTGCCCTCGCTGGCCGGGTCGGTGGCCCTGGCCCACGCCCACCGGGCGGTCGCCGCCGCGCTGGCGATCCACCCCAACGAGGCGCCGCTGCACGCCGGCGTGCGGGAGATCGCCCCGGACGGGCTGGACCCGGCCGTGCGGGCGCACCACCGGATCAGCCTGGACGACGCCGTCGCGCACGTCGCGGAGCTGGCGCGGGACCCGCGGGTGGTGGCGGTGGGGGAGTCCGGGCTGGACTTCTTCCGCACCGGCGAGCAGGGCCGGGCGCACCAGGTGCGTGCCTTCCGCGACCACATCGCCCTGGCCAAGGACCTCAGCAAGCCGCTGCAGGTGCACGACCGCGACGCCCACGCCGCGGTGGTCGAGACGCTGCTGGCCGACGGCGCCCCCGAGCGCACGGTGTTCCACTGCTTCTCCGGCGACGTCGAGCTCGCCCGCACCTGCGCCGAGCACGGCTGGTACGCATCCTTCGCGGGGCCGGTCACGTTCAAGGCCAACGAGGACCTGCGCGCCGCGCTGCGCGAGCTGCCGCCCGAGCTCGTGCTGGTCGAGACCGACGCGCCGTACCTGACCCCCGCCCCCTACCGGGGGCAGCCCAACGCCTCCTACGTCATGCCGCTGACCGTGGCGGCGATCGCCGAGCAGCTCGGCCTGGACCTCGAGCGAGCGTGCGCGGTGCTGACCGCGAACACCGACGCCGTCTACGGCACCTGGTAG
- a CDS encoding aminoglycoside adenylyltransferase family protein, with the protein MRTGLDRVVAWARSALGGSLLGAYLHGSAVTGGLRPDSDLDLLVVTARPLSAAERTELVALLLRVSGRRATEGAARPLDVTVVVRGDVVPWRHPPVCDLQYGEWLRDDLGRVPERRQDANLALVLASLVRRSQPLAGPPARTLLDLVPPDDVRRAIHDTLPPLLGNLVGDERNVLLTLARMVTTLETGSFVSKDAAAEHVLPGLPAELRPTLRLAAAAYRGEATDDWSVHAGAAQSLAAHLTQRIGAGSGPRVIVLVEGPSDAAVVRTLARARGITTGDGVEVVPMGGITNVGRFLDMFGLDAPGRELLGLCDAPEERFVVQALRAHGVRVGSRKEMAEHGFFVCEADLEHEMLRAVGTATVEGVLASRGELARFRAFQRQPGWRGRSLHDQLHRFAGSGSGRKPSLTEHLAQRLTPATTPEPLARLLDRIEHHAVSRRPSGLTGPAERAVAQAAMGEEQGRLNRRRARLAEPTERTAG; encoded by the coding sequence GTGCGCACCGGACTCGACCGGGTGGTCGCCTGGGCGCGGTCCGCGTTGGGCGGGTCGCTGCTCGGGGCCTACCTGCACGGTTCCGCCGTCACCGGCGGCCTGCGGCCCGACAGCGACCTCGACCTGCTCGTTGTCACCGCGCGTCCGCTGTCCGCGGCCGAGCGCACCGAGCTCGTGGCGCTGCTGCTGCGCGTCTCGGGGCGCCGCGCCACCGAGGGGGCCGCACGGCCCCTCGACGTGACAGTGGTCGTCCGCGGCGACGTCGTGCCGTGGCGCCACCCGCCGGTGTGCGACCTGCAGTACGGCGAGTGGCTCCGCGATGACCTCGGGCGCGTGCCGGAGCGTCGCCAGGACGCCAACCTCGCCCTGGTCCTGGCGTCCCTGGTGCGCCGTTCCCAGCCGTTGGCCGGTCCGCCCGCCCGCACGCTGCTGGACCTCGTGCCGCCCGACGACGTGCGCCGGGCGATCCACGACACCCTGCCACCCCTCCTCGGGAACCTCGTGGGTGACGAGCGCAACGTGCTGCTCACCCTGGCCCGGATGGTCACCACCCTCGAGACCGGGTCATTCGTCTCCAAGGACGCCGCGGCCGAGCACGTGCTGCCCGGGCTCCCGGCCGAGCTGCGCCCGACCCTGCGCCTCGCCGCGGCCGCGTACCGCGGCGAGGCCACCGACGACTGGTCCGTCCACGCCGGCGCTGCCCAGTCGCTCGCCGCCCACCTGACCCAGCGCATCGGGGCCGGGTCCGGGCCCCGCGTGATCGTGCTCGTGGAGGGCCCGAGTGATGCGGCCGTCGTCCGCACCTTGGCCCGGGCGCGCGGGATCACCACGGGCGACGGCGTCGAAGTGGTGCCCATGGGAGGCATCACGAACGTGGGCCGCTTCCTCGACATGTTCGGGCTCGACGCCCCGGGCCGGGAGCTGCTCGGCCTGTGCGACGCTCCGGAGGAGCGGTTCGTCGTCCAGGCCCTGCGTGCGCACGGCGTACGGGTGGGCAGCCGAAAGGAGATGGCCGAGCACGGCTTTTTCGTCTGCGAGGCGGACCTCGAGCACGAGATGCTCCGGGCCGTGGGTACCGCCACTGTCGAGGGCGTGCTCGCCTCGCGCGGCGAGCTGGCACGGTTCCGGGCCTTCCAACGACAACCGGGGTGGCGCGGACGCTCGCTCCACGACCAGCTCCACCGCTTCGCCGGCAGCGGCTCGGGCCGCAAGCCCAGCCTCACGGAGCACCTCGCCCAGCGACTGACCCCCGCCACCACACCGGAGCCCCTGGCCAGGCTTCTCGACCGCATCGAGCACCACGCGGTCTCGCGGCGCCCGAGCGGGCTGACCGGGCCGGCTGAGCGGGCCGTTGCCCAAGCGGCTATGGGCGAAGAGCAGGGCCGGCTCAACCGGCGGCGAGCACGGCTGGCTGAGCCGACGGAGAGGACGGCCGGCTGA
- a CDS encoding isochorismatase family protein codes for MSTQDAQPARRALILVDVQPTFCEGGALPSPGANAVSEKVARYARAHRRDYAAVVTTQDWHIDPGDHFSETPDFVDTWPPHGVAGTPEAELHPALHGMTFDASVKKGMYAAAYSGFEGIDADGRTLAQILEDAGVRAVDVVGLVESHCVKETALDAHRLGLDTRVFTDLTVPVSPELGAQAREQLTAAGVELAESGQA; via the coding sequence GTGAGCACCCAGGACGCCCAGCCCGCGCGGCGCGCGCTCATCCTCGTCGACGTGCAGCCCACCTTCTGCGAGGGCGGCGCACTCCCGTCGCCCGGCGCCAACGCCGTCTCCGAGAAGGTCGCCCGCTACGCCAGGGCGCACCGCAGGGACTACGCCGCCGTGGTCACCACCCAGGACTGGCACATCGACCCGGGCGACCACTTCTCCGAGACCCCCGACTTCGTGGACACCTGGCCGCCGCACGGCGTCGCCGGCACCCCCGAGGCCGAGCTGCACCCGGCGCTGCACGGCATGACCTTCGACGCCTCCGTGAAGAAGGGCATGTACGCGGCCGCCTACTCCGGCTTCGAGGGGATCGACGCCGACGGGCGCACCCTCGCGCAGATCCTGGAGGACGCCGGGGTCCGGGCGGTCGACGTCGTCGGGCTGGTGGAGTCGCACTGCGTGAAGGAGACGGCGCTGGACGCGCACCGGCTCGGCCTGGACACCCGGGTCTTCACCGACCTCACGGTGCCGGTCAGCCCCGAGCTCGGCGCGCAGGCGCGTGAGCAGCTGACTGCGGCCGGTGTCGAGCTCGCGGAGTCCGGCCAGGCCTGA